From Afipia carboxidovorans OM5, one genomic window encodes:
- a CDS encoding EAL domain-containing protein, giving the protein MRSIRCYALLALSFLILAAAQPAHAVDAISVRTDAPAIDLTGVLEFQHSDTDRIQVSTAPGPDGIVRRIEVRAREGGKNWLVFALTNTTDEQIDRLIVVPHYRIVASGLLWPDLGLSRIATITPSAGDRPDRQDSATADIFRITLDPGAVVTYVAELRTDAIPQLYLWEPEAYKDKVNSFTLYHGIVIGISGLLALVLTILFVVKGSIMFPAASALAWAVLVYIGIDFGFWGKVFDMSVDAERVWRASGEAMLTAAFLVFLFAYLNLSRWHVRYSHITLGWLVFLGALVGLALFDPAVASGIARISLLLIAAAGFVLIVTLSTQGFDRAVLLIPTWFLFLIWVIAAGMTVTGAVTNDIVGPALLGGLVLIVMLIGFTVMQHAFAGGATTGIVSDVERRALALTGSGDLIWDWDVSADKVFTSPETEGLLGLKRGTLEGPAARWLEVLHPLDQDRFRAALDSVLDQRRGRLVQDFRLRTPDGHFMWFALKARPVVGSDGEVARVVGTLSDVTEIKNAEERMLHDSVHDNLTGLPNRQLFIDRLTALAGFIKTAPNLRPTVMVIDLDRFKQVNDSVGIAVGDSILLTLARRLTRILKPQDTLARIGGDQFGLLLTSEHEPARITALAETIRKTIRAPIAFNEREIFLTASIGLALSDPQAPLTDEIIKDAELAMYHSKRLGGDRIDVYKPPMRSRKTDRLTLESDLRRAIERQEIAILYQPIMRLEDRTVAGFEALARWDHPRLGRMSPSEFISIAEEIGLIVDLGLFVMDATAKQLSTWQRATRTRVPLFASVNVSSRQLLRHDLIHDVRGVLSRSAVARGSLKLELTESLVMENPEHAAQMLQRIKELGTGLSLDDFGTGHSSLSYLQRFPFDTIKIDQSFVRTTRNGARPTLLKSIIAMAHDLGMEVVAEGAETDSDAVELYQLGCQYAQGFAFGEPMDAASATRLLTGDKTEAPRARRYSLRTPPAPAAPAAPATATPQQGR; this is encoded by the coding sequence TTGCGCTCGATCAGATGCTATGCGCTGCTCGCGCTCAGCTTCCTGATATTGGCCGCCGCGCAGCCGGCACACGCCGTTGACGCCATCAGCGTCCGCACCGACGCGCCCGCGATCGACCTGACCGGCGTGCTGGAATTCCAGCACAGCGACACCGACCGCATCCAGGTTTCCACCGCGCCCGGTCCCGACGGCATCGTCCGCCGCATCGAGGTGCGCGCGCGCGAGGGCGGCAAGAACTGGCTGGTCTTCGCCCTGACCAACACCACCGACGAGCAGATCGACCGCCTGATCGTGGTGCCGCATTATCGGATCGTCGCATCGGGCCTGTTGTGGCCTGACCTCGGCCTGTCGCGCATCGCAACCATCACGCCTTCGGCCGGCGACCGCCCCGACCGGCAGGACAGCGCCACCGCCGACATCTTCCGCATCACGCTCGATCCCGGCGCGGTCGTGACCTACGTCGCGGAACTGCGCACCGATGCCATTCCGCAGCTCTATCTGTGGGAGCCCGAGGCCTACAAGGACAAGGTCAACTCCTTCACGCTGTACCACGGCATCGTCATCGGCATTTCCGGCCTTCTCGCCCTCGTGCTGACGATCCTGTTCGTGGTGAAGGGCAGCATCATGTTCCCTGCTGCTTCCGCGCTCGCGTGGGCGGTGCTGGTCTATATCGGCATCGACTTCGGGTTCTGGGGCAAGGTGTTCGACATGTCAGTCGACGCCGAACGGGTCTGGCGTGCCTCGGGCGAGGCGATGCTGACGGCAGCGTTCCTGGTGTTCCTGTTCGCTTACCTCAATCTGTCGCGCTGGCATGTGCGCTATTCGCATATCACGCTCGGCTGGCTCGTCTTCCTCGGCGCGCTGGTCGGCCTCGCGCTGTTCGATCCCGCGGTCGCCTCCGGCATCGCGCGCATCTCGCTGCTTCTGATCGCCGCCGCAGGCTTCGTGCTGATCGTCACGCTTTCGACGCAGGGCTTTGATCGCGCGGTGCTGCTGATCCCGACCTGGTTCCTGTTCCTGATCTGGGTGATCGCGGCCGGCATGACCGTCACCGGCGCGGTGACCAACGATATCGTCGGCCCGGCATTGCTCGGCGGCCTTGTGCTGATCGTGATGCTGATCGGCTTCACGGTGATGCAGCACGCCTTCGCAGGCGGCGCGACCACCGGCATCGTCTCCGATGTCGAACGTCGCGCGCTGGCACTCACCGGCTCGGGCGATCTGATCTGGGATTGGGACGTCTCCGCCGACAAGGTATTCACGAGCCCCGAGACAGAGGGCCTGCTCGGCCTGAAACGCGGCACGCTGGAAGGCCCTGCGGCGCGCTGGCTCGAAGTGCTGCATCCGCTCGATCAGGATCGCTTCCGCGCCGCGCTCGACAGCGTGCTCGATCAGCGCCGCGGCCGTCTCGTGCAGGACTTCCGCCTGCGCACGCCGGACGGCCACTTCATGTGGTTCGCGCTGAAGGCACGCCCGGTCGTCGGCTCCGACGGCGAAGTCGCGCGCGTGGTCGGCACCCTTTCCGACGTCACCGAGATCAAGAATGCCGAGGAGCGCATGCTCCATGACTCGGTGCACGACAACCTCACGGGTCTGCCGAACCGGCAATTGTTCATCGACCGCCTCACCGCGCTTGCGGGCTTCATCAAGACTGCGCCGAACCTGCGCCCCACCGTGATGGTGATCGACCTCGACCGCTTCAAGCAGGTCAACGATTCCGTCGGCATCGCGGTCGGCGACTCCATCCTGCTGACGCTGGCGCGCCGCCTCACCCGCATCCTCAAGCCGCAGGATACGCTGGCACGGATCGGCGGTGACCAGTTCGGCCTGCTGCTCACTTCCGAGCACGAGCCTGCGCGTATCACCGCGCTCGCCGAAACCATCCGCAAGACCATCCGCGCGCCGATCGCCTTCAACGAGCGTGAGATCTTCCTCACCGCTTCAATTGGCCTCGCGCTCAGCGACCCGCAGGCGCCGCTGACCGATGAGATCATCAAGGATGCCGAGCTTGCGATGTATCATTCCAAGCGGCTCGGCGGCGATCGTATCGACGTCTACAAGCCGCCGATGCGCTCGCGCAAAACCGACCGGTTGACGCTTGAATCCGATCTGCGCCGTGCCATCGAGCGGCAGGAGATCGCGATCCTGTATCAGCCGATCATGCGGCTCGAGGATCGCACCGTCGCAGGCTTCGAGGCGTTGGCACGTTGGGATCACCCGCGGCTCGGGCGGATGTCGCCATCCGAATTCATCTCCATCGCGGAAGAGATCGGCCTGATCGTCGATCTCGGCCTGTTCGTGATGGACGCGACTGCGAAGCAGCTCAGCACCTGGCAGCGCGCGACGCGCACCCGCGTGCCACTGTTTGCAAGCGTCAACGTCTCCTCGCGCCAGTTGCTGCGCCACGACCTGATCCACGACGTACGCGGCGTGCTGTCACGCTCGGCGGTCGCGCGCGGGTCGCTCAAGCTCGAACTCACCGAGTCGCTGGTGATGGAGAACCCCGAGCACGCCGCCCAGATGCTGCAGCGGATCAAGGAGCTCGGCACCGGATTGTCGCTCGACGATTTCGGCACCGGCCATTCCTCGCTATCCTATCTGCAGCGCTTCCCGTTCGATACCATCAAGATCGACCAGTCGTTCGTGCGCACGACGCGCAACGGCGCACGGCCGACGCTGCTGAAGTCGATCATCGCGATGGCGCACGATCTCGGCATGGAAGTCGTCGCGGAGGGCGCGGAGACGGATTCCGATGCAGTCGAGCTCTACCAGCTCGGATGCCAGTATGCGCAGGGCTTTGCCTTCGGCGAGCCGATGGACGCCGCAAGCGCCACGCGCCTTCTCACCGGCGACAAGACCGAGGCGCCGCGCGCTCGCCGCTACAGCCTGCGCACGCCACCTGCACCGGCCGCGCCTGCAGCCCCCGCGACCGCAACGCCGCAGCAAGGGCGCTAG
- a CDS encoding NAD(P)H-quinone oxidoreductase, which yields MDKLPTHMTVIAISQPGGPDVLVPEQREVPKPAAGEILVKVEAAGVNRPDVLQRMGKYPVPPGASDLPGLEIAGTVVALGEGARKHKIGDKVMSLTAGGGYAEYCVAPDAHAITIPAGLSMKEAATLPETVMTVWHNVFERCALKPGETFMVHGGSSGIGTTAIQMAKAHGAKVIVTVGSQEKADACVTLGADVAVNYKTQDFVAEAKAATGGKGVNVILDMVGGEYVDRNYDACATEGRIVQIAFLGGPKATANFGKLMMKRLWHTGSTLRPRSNEDKAAMVKAIEATVLPWIVAGRLKPLIDSEFSLKDAAKAHARMESGQHIGKIVLTV from the coding sequence ATGGACAAGCTGCCCACCCACATGACCGTGATCGCCATTTCCCAGCCGGGAGGGCCGGATGTGCTGGTGCCGGAACAGCGCGAGGTGCCGAAGCCCGCGGCCGGCGAGATTCTCGTCAAGGTGGAGGCTGCCGGCGTCAACCGGCCCGACGTGCTGCAGCGCATGGGCAAGTATCCCGTGCCTCCGGGCGCAAGCGACCTGCCGGGTCTGGAAATCGCCGGCACCGTGGTGGCGCTCGGCGAAGGTGCCCGCAAGCACAAGATCGGTGACAAGGTGATGTCGCTCACCGCCGGCGGCGGCTATGCCGAATATTGCGTCGCGCCGGATGCGCACGCGATCACCATTCCTGCCGGATTGTCGATGAAAGAAGCCGCGACGCTTCCCGAAACGGTGATGACGGTGTGGCACAACGTGTTCGAGCGTTGCGCGCTCAAGCCCGGCGAAACCTTCATGGTGCATGGCGGCTCGTCAGGCATCGGCACCACGGCGATCCAGATGGCGAAGGCGCATGGCGCCAAGGTGATCGTCACCGTCGGCTCACAGGAAAAGGCGGACGCCTGCGTCACGCTCGGCGCCGATGTTGCGGTGAACTACAAGACCCAGGATTTCGTCGCCGAGGCCAAGGCCGCGACCGGCGGCAAGGGCGTCAACGTCATCCTCGATATGGTCGGCGGCGAGTATGTCGACCGCAACTACGATGCGTGTGCGACCGAGGGGCGCATCGTCCAGATCGCGTTCCTCGGCGGGCCGAAGGCGACCGCCAATTTCGGCAAGCTGATGATGAAGCGGCTCTGGCACACCGGTTCGACGCTGCGGCCCCGCTCAAACGAGGATAAGGCAGCCATGGTTAAGGCCATCGAGGCCACCGTCCTGCCCTGGATTGTCGCGGGTCGGCTGAAGCCCCTGATCGATAGCGAGTTTTCCCTGAAAGACGCCGCCAAGGCCCATGCCCGGATGGAAAGCGGCCAGCATATTGGCAAAATTGTGCTCACGGTTTGA
- a CDS encoding DUF1192 domain-containing protein, whose translation MAIDDDDRPRPKLIHQIGQDLSLLSLDDLNERITALEGEIERLKTEAAKKRASRDAAASFFKS comes from the coding sequence ATGGCGATTGACGATGACGACCGGCCGCGGCCGAAACTCATTCACCAGATCGGGCAGGATTTGTCGCTTCTGTCGCTTGACGATCTGAATGAGCGTATCACCGCGCTTGAGGGCGAGATCGAACGGCTGAAGACGGAGGCTGCGAAGAAACGCGCCTCGCGCGACGCGGCGGCAAGTTTCTTCAAATCGTAA
- a CDS encoding DUF1465 family protein has product MSDQAQDGLILLSEHFTNSPAFQELFRDGMDLVEETAAYLDGDGRIEAKALERAVGLTYATESMRLTTRLMQLASWLLLHRAVREGEMTLNQANREKTKVRLTAAEPGAADLITRLPERLQQLITRSMELQTKVRRLDATMHAERKDDVAGNPLMPQLDRLRAAFEN; this is encoded by the coding sequence ATGTCGGATCAGGCGCAGGATGGGCTCATCCTGCTCAGTGAGCACTTTACCAATTCGCCCGCGTTCCAGGAGTTGTTCCGCGACGGAATGGATCTTGTCGAAGAGACGGCGGCTTATCTCGACGGCGACGGCCGCATCGAGGCGAAGGCGCTTGAGCGCGCGGTCGGCCTCACCTATGCGACCGAGAGCATGCGTCTCACCACGCGGCTAATGCAGCTTGCGTCGTGGCTTCTGCTGCATCGTGCGGTGCGCGAAGGCGAGATGACGCTCAATCAGGCGAACCGCGAAAAGACCAAGGTGAGGCTCACCGCGGCCGAGCCGGGTGCTGCCGATCTCATCACGCGGCTGCCGGAGCGGCTGCAGCAACTGATCACGCGTTCGATGGAGTTGCAGACCAAGGTGCGTCGCCTCGATGCCACCATGCATGCCGAGCGCAAGGATGATGTGGCCGGCAATCCGCTGATGCCGCAGCTCGACCGGCTGCGCGCCGCGTTTGAGAACTAG
- the rpmE gene encoding 50S ribosomal protein L31 produces the protein MKPEIHPDYHTIKVVMTDGTEYFTRSTYGAEGDTLNLDIDSKSHPAWTGGTQQILDRGGRVSRFQKKFSGFLKK, from the coding sequence ATGAAACCCGAAATTCACCCGGATTATCATACGATTAAGGTCGTTATGACCGACGGAACCGAATACTTCACGCGTTCGACCTATGGCGCGGAAGGCGACACGCTGAACCTCGACATCGACTCCAAGTCGCATCCGGCCTGGACCGGCGGTACCCAGCAGATTCTCGACCGCGGCGGCCGTGTGTCGCGGTTCCAGAAGAAGTTCTCGGGCTTCCTCAAGAAGTAA
- a CDS encoding ABC transporter transmembrane domain-containing protein: MNVVERIPAEGQAVPASAGETAEGVVPASQANGLTKEADRGAETKARRSSLRPLLALAPYVVRYRGRAIAALIALIIASLATLAVPLAVRRMIDFGFSPESVAMINSYFGLMILVVAVLAASSAMRYYFVITIGERIVADLRSDVFRHLTRLSPSFFDTAHSGELVSRLTADTTQIKSAVGASVSIALRNVVLFVGAAAMMVVSSPKLSGFVLAAIPLIVLPLVGFGRRVRKLSRGAQDTLAEASSYASELIGAIRTLQAFTNELLAQARFGGEVERAYEAARASTRARAWLTAVVIFLIFSSVVVILWVGSHDIITGEITAGRLGQFVLYAAFAAGALGELSQVWGEIAQASGAAERLFEILNVKSDITVPANPRLLPQPARGDIVFDRVRFSYPTRPEAFVVDGVSFSVRAGEKIAVVGPSGAGKSTLFHLLLRFYDPKSGLISFDGVPIDEVAPDDLRSRIALVPQDSAIFAATARENIRFGRPDASDAEVERAAEQAHATEFLRRLPNGFETQLGERGVTLSGGQRQRIAIARAILRDAPLLLLDEATSALDAESETLVQTALEELMQQRTTLVIAHRLATVLSCDRILVMEQGRIVEQGTHASLVAANGLYARLARLQFEGG; this comes from the coding sequence ATGAACGTGGTGGAACGCATCCCGGCAGAGGGGCAGGCCGTGCCCGCGTCCGCCGGTGAGACGGCCGAAGGAGTGGTCCCGGCGTCTCAGGCCAACGGTCTGACCAAAGAGGCCGATCGGGGAGCAGAGACCAAGGCGCGCCGTTCGAGCCTGCGTCCTCTGCTGGCGCTCGCGCCTTACGTCGTCCGCTACCGCGGCCGCGCCATCGCGGCGCTGATTGCTCTCATCATTGCCTCGCTCGCGACACTGGCCGTGCCGCTCGCCGTTCGCCGCATGATCGATTTCGGGTTCAGTCCCGAAAGCGTGGCGATGATCAACAGCTATTTCGGCCTCATGATCCTCGTCGTGGCGGTGCTCGCGGCGTCGAGCGCGATGCGCTACTACTTCGTCATCACCATCGGCGAGCGCATCGTCGCCGATCTGCGCAGTGACGTGTTCCGCCACCTCACCCGTCTGTCACCTTCGTTCTTCGACACGGCTCATAGCGGCGAACTGGTCTCGCGGCTCACCGCCGACACCACGCAGATCAAATCTGCGGTCGGGGCGTCCGTCTCGATTGCGTTGCGTAACGTCGTCCTGTTCGTCGGCGCGGCGGCAATGATGGTGGTGTCGAGCCCGAAACTCTCCGGTTTCGTCCTCGCGGCGATTCCGCTGATCGTGCTGCCGCTGGTCGGCTTCGGCCGCCGCGTGCGCAAACTCTCGCGCGGCGCGCAGGACACGCTCGCGGAAGCCTCTTCCTATGCCTCTGAGCTGATCGGCGCGATCCGCACGTTGCAGGCCTTCACCAACGAACTGTTGGCGCAGGCACGTTTCGGTGGCGAGGTGGAGCGCGCTTATGAGGCCGCGCGTGCCTCGACGCGCGCGCGCGCATGGCTCACCGCGGTCGTGATCTTCCTGATCTTCTCGAGCGTGGTGGTGATCCTCTGGGTCGGCTCGCACGACATCATCACCGGCGAGATCACCGCCGGCCGGCTCGGCCAGTTCGTGCTCTATGCGGCATTCGCCGCGGGCGCGCTCGGCGAGTTGAGCCAGGTCTGGGGCGAGATCGCACAGGCTTCCGGTGCGGCCGAGCGGCTGTTTGAAATTCTCAATGTGAAATCCGACATCACGGTGCCCGCCAATCCGCGGCTGCTGCCGCAGCCCGCGCGCGGCGACATCGTGTTCGATCGCGTGCGCTTTTCCTATCCGACGCGGCCCGAGGCGTTCGTGGTCGATGGCGTGTCATTCTCCGTGCGCGCGGGCGAGAAGATCGCGGTGGTCGGCCCGTCAGGTGCGGGCAAGAGCACGCTGTTTCATCTGCTGCTGCGCTTCTACGATCCGAAGAGCGGTCTGATCTCGTTCGACGGCGTGCCGATCGACGAGGTCGCGCCGGACGATCTGCGCTCGCGCATCGCGCTGGTGCCGCAGGATTCGGCGATCTTCGCTGCGACCGCGCGCGAGAACATCCGCTTCGGCCGGCCCGATGCCTCGGATGCCGAGGTCGAGCGCGCGGCCGAACAGGCCCATGCCACCGAGTTTCTGCGCCGCCTGCCGAACGGTTTCGAGACGCAACTGGGCGAGCGTGGTGTCACGCTCTCCGGCGGCCAGCGCCAGCGCATCGCGATCGCGCGTGCGATCCTGCGCGATGCGCCGCTGCTGCTGCTCGACGAGGCGACCTCCGCGCTTGATGCCGAAAGCGAGACACTGGTGCAGACTGCGCTCGAGGAATTGATGCAGCAGCGCACCACGCTCGTCATCGCCCATCGCCTTGCCACGGTGCTCTCCTGCGATCGCATTCTGGTGATGGAGCAGGGCCGTATCGTCGAGCAAGGCACCCATGCCTCGCTGGTTGCCGCGAACGGTCTCTATGCCCGGCTGGCGCGGCTGCAGTTCGAGGGCGGTTAG
- a CDS encoding GNAT family N-acetyltransferase has product MRLRPYRATDEDALIALWQRTWQYAYPSIDFAERLPGWRQRWRTELVPASRITVAENDEGAVGFVTLDGSGYLDQLVVAPEAWGSGAADALVDEAKRQSSGAITLLVNADNARAIRFYERHGFRHTHDDVNPTSGRKVHGMKWEK; this is encoded by the coding sequence ATGAGGCTGCGCCCCTACCGCGCAACCGACGAAGACGCGCTGATCGCGCTGTGGCAACGCACCTGGCAATACGCCTATCCGTCGATCGACTTCGCCGAGCGGCTGCCGGGATGGCGACAGCGCTGGCGCACAGAACTCGTGCCGGCTTCACGCATCACGGTCGCGGAGAATGATGAGGGCGCGGTCGGTTTCGTCACCCTCGATGGCTCGGGCTATCTCGACCAGCTTGTCGTCGCGCCGGAAGCCTGGGGCTCGGGCGCGGCGGATGCTCTGGTCGATGAGGCAAAGCGGCAATCCTCTGGTGCGATCACGCTCCTGGTCAATGCCGACAACGCCCGCGCTATCCGCTTCTATGAGCGCCACGGCTTCCGCCACACCCATGACGACGTGAACCCGACATCGGGCCGCAAGGTGCATGGCATGAAGTGGGAGAAGTAA
- a CDS encoding peptidoglycan -binding protein — translation MATRTRRGGTGLNYWPGFVDALSTLVLAIVFLLSVFLVVQFYLSQEVSGKDKALERLNAQIAQLTNLLSLEKVSSGTLNDQIAQLQASLATTEAERDRAKGMAESLTSGAAGGGDLNKQLATEKQISERALAQVEVLNQQISALRRQLAALEEALNASEQKGKESQEKIADLGQRLNVALAQRVQELSRYRSEFFGRLRAILGDRPDIRIVGDRFVFQSEVFFDSGSSGLLPEGRGELDQLATAITELEKKIPAEIPWVLRVDGHTDVRPINSPQFKSNWDLSAARAISVVQYLISRGVSPQRLVAAGFGEFQPLDTATTDDAYKRNRRIELKLTER, via the coding sequence ATGGCGACGCGCACACGCCGCGGCGGCACGGGCCTCAATTACTGGCCGGGATTCGTTGACGCGCTGTCCACGCTGGTGCTCGCCATCGTGTTCCTGCTGTCGGTGTTTCTGGTGGTGCAATTCTATCTGTCGCAGGAAGTCTCCGGCAAGGACAAGGCCTTGGAGCGGCTTAACGCGCAGATCGCCCAGCTCACCAACCTTCTGTCTCTGGAGAAAGTCTCGAGCGGCACTCTCAACGATCAGATCGCACAGTTACAGGCGAGTCTCGCCACCACCGAGGCCGAGCGCGATCGCGCCAAGGGCATGGCGGAAAGCCTCACCAGCGGGGCGGCGGGCGGCGGCGACCTCAACAAGCAGCTTGCGACCGAGAAACAGATTTCCGAGCGCGCGCTCGCGCAGGTCGAGGTGCTGAACCAGCAGATCAGCGCGCTGCGCCGCCAGCTTGCGGCGCTCGAAGAAGCACTGAATGCCTCCGAGCAGAAGGGCAAGGAATCTCAGGAGAAGATCGCCGACCTCGGCCAGCGCCTCAACGTCGCACTGGCACAGCGCGTGCAGGAATTGTCGCGCTATCGCTCCGAATTCTTCGGACGGCTGCGTGCGATCCTTGGCGACCGTCCGGACATACGCATCGTCGGTGACCGCTTCGTATTCCAGTCGGAAGTGTTCTTCGACTCAGGCAGTTCTGGATTGCTGCCCGAGGGGCGCGGCGAGCTCGACCAGCTCGCAACCGCGATCACCGAGCTTGAGAAGAAAATTCCGGCGGAAATTCCGTGGGTGCTGCGGGTCGACGGCCATACCGACGTGCGCCCGATCAACAGCCCGCAATTCAAATCGAACTGGGATCTGTCGGCGGCGCGCGCGATCTCTGTCGTGCAATACCTGATCTCGCGCGGAGTCTCGCCGCAGCGTCTCGTGGCGGCGGGCTTCGGCGAATTCCAGCCGCTCGACACTGCGACCACGGATGATGCCTACAAGCGCAACCGCCGCATCGAACTCAAGCTTACCGAGCGATGA
- a CDS encoding MotA/TolQ/ExbB proton channel family protein: MAKHPPVTADDIVVTKLSSPRIFLVRMVVFLVLCALLCVILYKQIWEAFLANPGLNALIGGVLLIGTVLSFRQVIRLYPEVAWVNHFRVSDPGLALDRRPVLLAPMAAMLSNRSGRMSITQQTMRHMLDSIATRLDEARDISRYMTGLLVFLGLLGTFWGLIETVGSVGKVIDGLKVGGEAGAMFDTLKEGLAAPLSGMGISFSSSLFGLAGSLILGFLDLQSSQAQNRFYTDLEDWLAGTVREYAGEPAVAGSSSDLAPVIERLRTAIEDTNSNRAGTAAMANLAEAIQGLVTHMREEQNLIREWADSQGEQSTEIKKLLERIARAPGLVERES, translated from the coding sequence ATGGCGAAGCACCCTCCTGTGACCGCTGACGACATCGTCGTCACGAAACTGTCCTCACCACGGATCTTTCTGGTCCGCATGGTGGTGTTCCTGGTGCTGTGCGCCCTGCTCTGCGTCATCCTCTACAAACAGATCTGGGAAGCCTTTCTCGCCAATCCCGGCCTCAACGCGCTGATCGGCGGCGTGTTGCTGATCGGCACGGTGCTGTCGTTCCGGCAGGTGATCCGGCTCTATCCCGAAGTGGCGTGGGTCAATCATTTCCGCGTCTCCGATCCCGGCCTCGCACTCGACCGGCGGCCGGTGCTGCTCGCGCCGATGGCGGCGATGCTCTCCAATCGCTCGGGCCGCATGAGCATCACGCAGCAGACCATGCGGCACATGCTCGATTCGATTGCGACACGCCTCGATGAGGCGCGCGACATCTCGCGCTACATGACCGGGCTTCTGGTTTTCCTCGGCCTGCTCGGCACCTTCTGGGGTCTGATCGAAACCGTCGGCTCCGTCGGCAAGGTGATCGACGGACTGAAAGTCGGCGGCGAAGCAGGCGCAATGTTCGACACGCTGAAGGAAGGTCTCGCCGCACCGCTCTCCGGCATGGGCATTTCGTTCTCGTCCTCGCTGTTCGGCCTCGCCGGTTCGCTGATCCTGGGCTTCCTCGATCTGCAATCGAGTCAGGCGCAGAACCGTTTCTACACCGACCTCGAAGACTGGCTTGCCGGCACCGTGCGCGAATATGCAGGCGAGCCTGCAGTCGCGGGCTCTTCGTCCGATCTTGCGCCGGTGATCGAGCGGCTGCGCACCGCCATCGAAGATACGAACTCCAATCGCGCCGGCACCGCGGCGATGGCGAACCTCGCCGAGGCGATCCAGGGTCTCGTCACCCACATGCGCGAGGAACAGAACCTGATCCGCGAATGGGCGGACTCGCAAGGCGAACAGAGCACGGAGATCAAGAAGCTTCTGGAACGCATCGCCCGCGCGCCGGGCCTCGTCGAACGGGAATCCTGA